The following are encoded in a window of Colletotrichum lupini chromosome 3, complete sequence genomic DNA:
- a CDS encoding cytidine and deoxycytidylate deaminase zinc-binding region yields the protein MNDTEGFAIAIEEAKTGASEGGVPIGAALVSADGKLLGRGHNRRVQMGSAIHHGETDALFNSGRLPGKAYKGSTMYTTLSPCDMCTGACLLYGISRVVIGENKTFLGGEEYLKQRGVEVIVVDSAECKALMDKFIAEKPEVWNEDIGEE from the exons ATGAACGACACAGAAGGTTTCGCGATCGCAATCGAGGAAGCCAAGACCGGCGCCTCAGAGGGCGGCGTCCCG ATCGGAGCCGCCCTCGTCTCCGCAGACGGCAAGCTCCTCGGCCGCGGCCACAACCGCCGCGTCCAGATGGGCTCGGCTATTCACCAT GGCGAAACCGACGCCCTCTTCAACTCAGGACGTCTGCCCGGAAAGGCATACAAGGGCAGCACAATGTACACGACTCTTTCCCCCTGCGACATGT GCACCGGAGCCTGTCTGCTCTATGGCATCTCTCGCGTCGTCATCGGCGAGAACAAGACCTTCCTCGGCGGCGAGGAGTACCTCAAGCAGCGCGGCGTGGAggtcatcgtcgtcgatagCGCAGAATGCAAGGCTCTCATGGACAAGTTTATTGCTGAAAAGCCTGAAGTCTG GAACGAGGATATTGGGGAGGAATGA
- a CDS encoding BAH domain-containing protein, whose product MAQKNQTASSSDDQSASATPSAQDASDSTQPATSGASTSKSTSAAQKLHQTELDAALRNAQPTTKSSAMGLDQSSKDAAAFEAANPYGTRSRNRTGSSRPNYAEDKDLDVDMYDYAPEKKDQESKKSARHSNVSAASIQENARPNGSTRKALPSDDTKSTVPQNGAKDVQPANSTPTTQTPASTNSTQPSKKRKAALHAAAATSQAHASATASSSGASTGASRKTASGPYASSYAETNMLSFENSGAVPRDGKLVADDGTVLAPNDNVYLVCEPPGEPYYLGRIMEFLHMQNNSKKPVDALRINWFYRPKDIGKKVNDTRLVFATMHSDISPLTALRGKCHILHKAEIPNMDEYRKISDNFWYEKLYDRYIQKNYDLIPTSTIVNVPERVKKVLDERWKFVIVEQGRGKEFTSAVKSCKRCSGYCASNDSVDCAVCKKTYHMNCVRPPLLKKPSRGFAWSCAACSRAQERKLEARHTPNPNSLKENAGDADDEDLYDDDDDEMQIDTERTSPAEDDDAHRTGTAEQIYQASLWPWRYLGMHCRPEDALDYDDRIYPRASTRIGPKHQAPVLPWPGQPVQYQKPLEFKRTGKKGPGLSKEALAALEAEKIRREKRPKWVQDEPAGYVARGEDDDPDDPNATATRIWLPPPATEKNTGWEAKLDRYMKKAEELTAKFGLAKNSTNFHDIAVAKYYSSDFDEDRALKALSEVNKATFKEPDLTATEQKRFEEGVSKYGSELYLVKRHVKTLSPGEIVRYYYNWKKTPQGKQIWGNFQNRKSKKEAKKAEVAASKLQDDIADDADDSAFDCEKAASKKKSFVCKFCHTKYSRQWRRAPNASGTPVSEGKNSTKDKGQYINALCRRCAELWRRYGIQWEEMDEVAKKIAQAGGRAWKKRQDEELLKELEAAKEMHTYWNTPPPAIAPEPVVAVSAAPSSEPPRKKLKGSAPERDSESLASDSAPAAAPPKKKEKAVEKEKPAPPPVPEIPKPKTMPCAICNQLEPLGDQHLSCKECRLTVHRNCYGVVDNRHPGKWTCDMCANDKSPQVSIQYKCVLCPIEHTEHDFVEQPKISTSKKKSEKEKERERVEREQAQKAADYYKKKQEDANRPVNPREPLKRTADNNWVHVTCAVWTPEVKFGNAKALSPSEGIPSIPRARYDEVCLACNHKGGACITCHYCRDPLHVECARQKGYLLGFDITPVKGSRRDQFNLVTINGETGVMSATVWCKEHVPTKSVIHQMHDIVDEDGLTALQYYVQSYKQADLTLTGTVRKANLMTNAAKMGGVPVTPSTRRASTTTAPSNVVSQSVNSETPSTHQAGEKICITCGIDVALKWWPIENSDERELTNGHYGSLGSEAQKFVEQRKFQCHKCRKLKRKPVPHAPKEPSPVIEAAARLVPPPPLPVVPAHHALAAPPPPLRSPPTTGAEARARSLSSYAWVAPAPPPQPSASQPAAPHPAPVPVPVPPPVQAAAAPPPPNPAPAPHQAPGPYGPPPAPRYEWNSRPPPRHGSPPQRPIFQPLANLRPPPMIPMSMAPTPPSGPNGHIGQPVHHGMPPSPLMAGPMSHGSHGPHAPPYVHPYRQPPHGSPHGLPNGGPQPRGPDAFAQGLLPQRSPYGSPPAHDAGGPLRTPGMRPSNEPPRPAGASTSPSLRNLLS is encoded by the exons ATGGCACAGAAAAACCAAACCGCCAGCAGTTCTGACGACCAATCTGCCAGCGCCACACCGTCTGCACAAGACGCCTCGGATTCCACGCAGCCTGCCACTTCGGGCGCGTCGACATCCAAATCAACATCTGCCGCCCAGAAATTACATCAGACTGAGCTGGACGCCGCCCTTCGCAACGCTCAACCCACGACCAAGTCATCTGCCATGGGCTTGGACCAGTCTTCAAAGGACGCTGCCGCCTTTGAAGCTGCAAACCCTTATGGGACGCGGTCACGAAACCGCACTGGCTCATCGCGCCCAAACTACGCCGAGGACAAGGATCTCGATGTCGACATGTATGATTACGCCCCAGAGAAGAAGGATCAAGAGTCCAAGAAATCGGCGCGTCACAGTAATGTGTCGGCCGCGTCCATCCAGGAGAACGCGCGACCCAACGGCTCAACCCGCAAGGCCCTGCCATCTGACGACACAAAGTCGACCGTCCCTCAGAACGGAGCAAAGGACGTGCAGCCAGCAAATTCCACCCCGACCACGCAAACACCGGCTTCGACAAACTCGACGCAACCCTCAAAAAAGCGCAAGGCTGCTTTACACGCCGCAGCTGCGACTTCTCAGGCTCATGCTTCTGCGACGGCCTCGTCGTCTGGCGCCAGCACAGGGGCATCACGAAAAACGGCGTCGGGTCCTTACGCTAGCTCTTACGCAGAGACGAACATGCTCAGTTTCGAGAACTCCGGTGCAGTCCCCAGAGATGGAAAGTTGGTGGCGGATGACGGTACCGTACTAGCACCCAATG ACAATGTCTATCTCGTGTGTGAGCCTCCGGGCGAGCCATATTACCTGGGTCGCATCATGGAGTTTCTCCACATGCAGAATAACAGCAAAAAGCCGGTGGATGCACTTCGCATCAATTGGTTCTACCGACCCAAGGATATCGGCAAGAAGGTGAATGACACCCGACTAGTGTTTGCGACGATGCATTCCGATATCAGTCCCTTGACAGCCTTGCGTGGTAAGTGCCACATCCTGCACAAGGCGGAAATTCCCAATATGGACGAATACCGAAAAATTTCGGACAATTTCTGGTACGAAAAATTGTACGACCGCTACATCCAGAAAAATTACGATCTGATCCCTACGTCGACAATTGTGAACGTGCCTGAGAGGGTGAAGAAAGTGCTAGACGAACGCTGGAAATTCGTTATTGTGGAGCAGGGCCGCGGAAAAGAGTTCACTAGTGCGGTGAAGTCCTGCAAGCGATGCAGTGGCTACTGTGCAAG CAATGACTCGGTCGACTGTGCTGTGTGTAAGAAGACATACCACATGAACTGTGTCAGGCCGCCCCTGCTCAAGAAACCCTCCAGAGGCTTCGCTTGGTCCTGCGCTGCTTGTAGTCGTGCGCAGGAACGGAAATTGGAGGCTCGGCATACTCCCAACCCGAACAGTCTCAAGGAAAATGCAGGCGATGCTGATGATGAGGACTTgtacgacgacgatgatgatgagatGCAAATCGACACCGAACGGACGAGTCCTGCTGAGGACGACGACGCCCATCGTACGGGCACTGCAGAGCAAATCTACCAAGCCAGCCTGTGGCCTTGGCGCTACCTTGGAATGCATTGCAGGCCCGAAGATGCCCTCGATTACGATGACCGAATTTACCCCCGCGCTAGCACTCGCATAGGTCCCAAACATCAAGCGCCCGTGCTTCCTTGGCCCGGCCAGCCTGTACAGTATCAAAAGCCTCTGGAGTTCAAGAGGACAGGGAAGAAAGGGCCCGGGCTATCGAAAGAAGCGCTTGCCGCTCTGGAGGCTGAGAAGATTCGACGTGAGAAGCGTCCTAAGTGGGTTCAAGATGAACCTGCGGGTTATGTGGCGAGAGGAGAAGACGACGACCCTGACGACCCGAACGCCACAGCTACACGCATCTGGTTGCCTCCCCCAGCAACGGAGAAGAATACTGGGTGGGAAGCCAAGCTCGACCGGTACATGAAAAAGGCGGAAGAGTTGACGGCCAAGTTTGGTCTGGCAAAAAACTCGACCAACTTCCACGATATTGCTGTGGCAAAGTACTACAGCAGTGACTTTGATGAAGATCGCGCACTGAAGGCGCTCTCGGAAGTGAACAAGGCGACTTTCAAGGAACCCGATCTGACGGCCACGGAACAGAAGAGGTTCGAGGAAGGTGTCAGCAAGTACGGATCCGAGCTTTATCTCGTCAAGCGACACGTCAAGACTCTTTCGCCTGGAGAGATTGTACGATATTACTACAACTGGAAGAAGACCCCGCAAGGCAAACAGATCTGGGGAAATTTCCAGAACAGAAAAAGCAAGAAGGAAGCCAAGAAGGCAGAGGTTGCTGCAAGCAAGTTGCAGGACGATATCGCCGATGATGCAGACGACTCTGCATTCGATTGCGAGAAGGCGGCAAGCAAGAAGAAGAGTTTCGTGTGCAAGTTCTGCCACACCAAATATTCCAGGCAATGGAGGCGAGCTCCCAATGCATCGGGAACACCTGTCAGCGAGGGCAAGAATTCCACCAAGGACAAAGGCCAGTACATCAATGCTCTTTGTCGCAGATGCGCGGAGCTCTGGCGGCGCTACGGCATTCAATGGGAAGAAATGGATGAGGTCGCCAAAAAGATCGCTCAAGCAGGTGGTCGAGCCTGGAAGAAAAGACAGGACGAGGAACTCCTCAAAGAGCTTGAGGCAGCTAAGGAAATGCATACTTACTGGAACACCCCTCCGCCGGCCATCGCTCCAGAGCCGGTTGTGGCAGTTTCAGCGGCACCTTCGAGCGAACCTCCGCGGAAGAAGCTCAAGGGATCAGCCCCAGAGAGAGACTCAGAGTCGCTCGCCTCAGACTCAGCTCCTGCTGCCGCTCCAccgaagaagaaggaaaaggCGGTCGAGAAAGAGAAACCAGCGCCTCCACCAGTTCCAGAAATCCCGAAGCCCAAGACTATGCCTTGCGCAATTTGCAACCAGTTGGAGCCCTTGGGAGATCAGCATCTGTCGTGTAAGGAATGCAGACTGACAGTCCACCGCAACTGTTATGGAGTTGTCGACAACAGGCACCCTGGCAAGTGGACCTGCGATATGTGCGCCAATGACAAGAGCCCACAGGTTTCGATC CAATACAAGTGTGTCTTGTGCCCGATTGAGCATACTGAGCATGACTTCGTTGAGCAGCCTAAGATCTCTACTTCCAAGAAGAAATCAGAGAAGGAAAAGGAGCGCGAGAGAGTGGAACGAGAGCAGGCACAAAAGGCTGCCGACTACTACAAGAAAAAGCAGGAGGATGCCAATCGCCCAGTCAACCCCAGGGAGCCTTTGAAACGGACCGCAGACAACAACTGGGTCCATGTCACCTGTGCTGTTTGGACACCTGAGGTCAAGTTTGGCAATGCTAAGGCATTGAGTCCATCTGAGGGCATTCCTTCTATCCCTCGTGCCAGGTACGATGAGGTTTGCTTGGCCTGCAACCACAAAGGTGGTGCTTGCATTACTTGCCATTACTGCCGAGACCCTC TTCATGTTGAATGCGCTCGCCAAAAGGGTTATCTCCTCGGCTTTGACATCACCCCTGTAAAGGGGTCTCGCCGTGACCAGTTCAATCTCGTCACCATTAATGGCGAAACTGGTGTCATGTCCGCCACAGTGTGGTGCAAGGAGCACGTTCCAACAAAGAGCGTTATTCATCAGATGCACGACATTGTTGACGAGGATGGCCTCACTGCTCTACAGTACTATGTGCAGAGCTACAAGCAGGCAGATCTCACCTTGACTGGCACAGTCAGAAAGGCCAACCTGATGACGAATGCTGCGAAGATGGGAGGTGTTCCTGTGACGCCAAGCACTCGGCGAGCATCAACCACCACTGCACCTTCTAACGTTGTTTCTCAGAGTGTGAACAGCGAAACCCCGAGCACTCACCAAGCAGGAGAGAAGATATGCATTACCTGTGGCATCGACGTCGCTCTCAAGTGGTGGCCCATTGAAAACTCCGATGAGCGGGAACTCACCAATGGTCATTACGGAAGCCTTGGCTCAGAAGCTCAGAAGTTTGTCGAGCAGAGAAAGTTCCAGTGTCACAAGTGCCGCAAATTGAAGAGGAAGCCGGTTCCCCATGCACCCAAAGAACCATCTCCAGTCATCGAGGCTGCTGCGAGGTTGGTACCACCTCCACCTTTACCGGTTGTCCCCGCACATCACGCTCTCGCAGCACCTCCTCCGCCCTTGAGGAGCCCACCAACGACCGGCGCAGAGGCCAGAGCTCGAAGCCTCTCTTCATATGCCTGGGTTGCTCCGGCACCTCCTCCACAGCCGTCTGCCTCCCAGCCTGCAGCTCCGCATCCAGCGCCTGTGCCTGTGCCCGTGCCGCCGCCAGTTCAGGCTGCTGCcgcaccaccgccgccaaaCCCGGCTCCAGCTCCTCACCAAGCTCCGGGTCCCTATGGCCCTCCTCCGGCACCAAGATACGAGTGGAACAGTCGCCCACCTCCACGTCATGGATCGCCACCACAGCGTCCTATTTTCCAGCCGTTGGCTAACCTACGTCCTCCGCCAATGATTCCAATGTCGATGGCCCCTACACCACCATCCGGTCCCAATGGACATATCGGCCAGCCTGTGCATCACGGAATGCCGCCTTCGCCGCTGATGGCGGGGCCCATGTCTCATGGATCCCATGGCCCACACGCACCGCCCTATGTGCATCCTTATCGGCAACCTCCTCACGGATCACCTCACGGCCTACCAAATGGCGGGCCTCAGCCTAGAGGCCCCGATGCGTTCGCTCAGGGACTTCTTCCGCAGCGTTCACCATACGGAAGTCCCCCAGCTCATGATGCCGGAGGTCCGCTGAGGACACCCGGCATGCGCCCTTCCAACGAGCCGCCTCGACCCGCGGGAGCGAGCACTAGTCCTTCTCTACGCAACTTGCTCTCTTGA
- a CDS encoding DEAD/DEAH box helicase has translation MATNNSIWHKTSVEVAEEQGRRYHAVTTTIAGQKRPRAESAHPTAPKPTILPSHTSLVQRASSLPPGPPKLVASPIISLSPAATQGPSEYTQRRELQPTPSSSSDPLLALAHPYYGLPRSLVRNFYSLGIKIMYPWQKACLRGPGLLAGERNLVYSAPTGGGKSLVADGKFTTVLMLKRVLEEKNAKVLLVLPYVALVQEKVRWLRNIVQGVMKPKDEIDDEKRIWRQRADEGTIRVIGFFGGSKIKPTWSDFDIGVCTIEKANALVNTAIDDCTIKHLKSVVLDELHMIDDDHRGYLMELMGTKLLTLPQPVQIIGMSATMSNISLLATWLGAHSYETRYRPVPIEEHLVYEGNIYPATTTSELLKTAKNLNTATQKTGSRATRRIEPSGHKEFQDPVLNAVVSLASETAKAGYGALVFASSRYGCEADARWIAKVMPAVDELESGLVEKRTELMAELRSLGTGIDPVLEETVPMGVAFHHVSSH, from the exons ATGGCCACTAATAACAGCATCTGGCACAAAACATCCGTCGAGGTTGCCGAGGAGCAAGGCCGGAGATATCACGCCGTGACAACCACAATTGCTGGGCAGAAACGACCTCGCGCTGAGTCTGCCCATCCCACTGCGCCGAAACCAACAATCTTGCCCAGTCACACCTCGCTAGTGCAGAGAGCATCAAGTTTACCACCTGGGCCCCCGAAGCTTGTCGCGAGCCCGATCATCTCATTGAGCCCGGCGGCTACTCAAGGTCCATCTGAATACACACAGCGAAGAGAGCTCCAGCCCACGCCTTCGTCGTCTTCGGATCCCTTACTCGCTCTTGCCCATCCGTATTATGGACTTCCACGTTCCTTGGTCCGGAACTTCTACAGCCTGGGTATCAAAATAATGTATCCATGGCAAAAAGCATGCCTTCGCGGACCGGGGCTTCTCGCTGGCGAAAGAAACCTCGTTTATAGTGCTCCGACCGGAGGTGGAAAGTCTCTCGTGGCTGACGGCAAGTTC ACGACAGTCTTGATGCTGAAGAGGGTGCTCGAGGAAAAGAACGCCAAGGTCCTTTTGGTTCTACCCTATGTCGCCCTTGTACAGGAAAAGGTCCGTTGGCTTCGAAACATCGTCCAGGGCGTAATGAAACCAAAAGATGAGATTGACGACGAAAAACGCATCTGGAGGCAGCGAGCAGACGAAGGCACGATCAGGGTCATTGGGTTCTTTGGGGGAAGCAAGATTAAGCCAACTTGGTCCGACTTTGACATTGGCGTGTGTACCATAGAGAAG GCCAACGCACTTGTCAATACGGCGATAGATGATTGCACCATTAAACATTTAAAGTCAGTTGTCCTTGACGAACTTCACATGATCGACGATGACCATCGCGGGTATCTGATGGAATTAATGGGCACAAAGTTGCTCACCCTGCCTCAACCGGTGCAAATCATCGGCATGAGCGCTACCATGTCT AACATCAGTCTCTTGGCTACGTGGCTGGGAGCTCATTCGTATGAAACGCGCTATCGTCCAGTGCCGATCGAAGAACATCTCGTTTACGAGGGCAACATATACCCAGCGACAACGACAAGCGAGCTGCTGAAGACGGCCAAGAACCTTAATACAGCCACTCAAAAGACGGGATCAAGAGCCACAAGACGCATAGAACCTTCCGGTCACAAGGAATTCCAAGATCCCGTACTCAACGCTGTTGTTTCACTTGCTAGCGAGACTGCTAAGGCTGGCTACGGAGCCTTGGTCTTCGCCAGCAGTCGTTACGGCTGTGAAGCAGACGCCCGTTGGATTGCCAAAGTCATGCCTGCTGTAGACGAGCTCGAATCTGGTCTAGTTGAGAAGAGGACTGAACTCATGGCCGAGTTGCGTAGTCTCGGAACAGGTATCGATCCTGTTCTGGAAGAGACGGTACCCATGGGCGTTGCATTTCACC ATGTCAGTTCACATTAG
- a CDS encoding DEAD/DEAH box helicase, producing MLQAGLTTEERDIIANAYDAGTLKVCVATCSLAAGINLPARRVILHNARMGRDFVGPSMLRQMRGRAGRKGKDEVGETYLCCRKDDLEQVVDLMHAEIPQITSGLMTDRKRIQRALLEVIAIRLATSRDALDEYITKTLLSHSGPLESLQDCVEVSLRNLTNMGFVSVDDCENYQPTKLGRAIVASALDPEDGVFIHKELERALQAFVMDGEMHILYTFTPVQDSGININWQVFRNEMDNMDESGHRVLGFLGLKRAVINRLAQGSALKETTAEEKEVVRVHRRFYMAFQLRDLCNEMPIHVVARKYDVPRGAVQTLSQTCNGFAAGMVKFCEYMDWGVMSAALDHFSDRLRAGAKADLLALAKITFVKSRTARVFWENGFRSIAAIANADPNELLPILMQAQPSKLRIKEQESIKYEGKLMAKARVISDSANRLWRKSNRETYRRRWWTVVGNGWSGLQHALYLQLGSTAAVTKLMRMHAVAHPPIIEGRSHRYSGSPWLLSGLTSRDFGTRPFITWHPQYGAAFACTPTATDCIGSRPRNGKPSANPGWHLTCNRFFYATTQPFMRELHSRGDGKSKESDSVVGGRAQKARDQQRSDSHRPPSYPPSSVFGCSLSPKCALMFLSLLLVFVFSWFFDSTCSFSLLVTCYSSSENKIVSAGGSSADADDAVRTLGDVMRARPTGFPDVVVIDQTHEENERKDDPSPSEDLWLSSADGRYSSTIVPLRVGRAPNQEIFHVHRNILLATEYFRKALCGDFREAEAQSMDFPEEDPAIFHFLVAFLYQRSFIPIKPAASALAVEASERGKAQDSGYRSESESEVSSSEASEASARSRIRAQRRQRRRERQWDRMNRKQPGTHRPDCRCPRCTTTIGSPCWNCGVGRARPIPGHLPPHIINPMPPVRPLGLQPHSRRRSRQQVITPPESTPSVGLPVSTNDEYADGDRIRGQDMRTFLLTYELSLEVYIVANKFLMDDFKTAIQRHCIDMLESAGPDAAQSIVLQLCSKLYAGVPESDPLLRMIFARVGFLQPLLWQRAPQFTSEFLIGHPEVAALMLRETAIRREEDLGSRALPSMERATHPHVMPMWPVAPPMHPHMRPPPPPPPHHWHPGPFGV from the exons ATGTTGCAGGCGGGTCTTACCACGGAAGAACGAGACATCATCGCCAATGCATACGATGCTGGGACACTCAAAGTGTGTGTAGCAACATGTAGCTTAGCAGCTGGCATAAACTT GCCGGCACGACGAGTAATTCTTCACAATGCTCGTATGGGAAGAGATTTTGTAGGGCCATCGATGCTCAGACAGATGCGTGGACGGGCCGGTCGCAAGGGAAAGGACGAAGTCGGAGAAACCTACCTGTGCTGCCGAAAGGACGATCTTGAGCAGGTTGTCGACTTGATGCACGCTGAGATACCGCAAATCACAAGCGGGTTGATGACGGACAGAAAGCGAATACAAAG AGCACTTTTGGAAGTCATTGCCATACGGTTAGCAACAAGCCGAGATGCGCTGGACGAGTACATAACAAAGACTTTGCTAAGCCACTCTGGGCCTCTGGAGTCCCTCCAAGACTGCGTCGAGGTCAGCCTCAGAAATCTGACGAACATGGGCTTTGTGTCCGTAGACGACTGCGAGAACTACCAACCGACAAAACTTGGGAGGGCCATTGTGGCTTCTGCATTGGATCCTGAAGATGGTGTCTTCATCCACAAGGAACTGGAAAGGGCGCTTCAAGCATTTGTTATGGACGGAGAGATGCATATCCTTTACACTTTCACACCCGTCCAGGACTCTGGCATCAACATCAACTGGCAAGTCTTCAGGAACGAGATGGACAATATGGATGAAAGTGGACATAGAGTTCTCGGTTTCCTTGGGCTTAAGCGTGCTGTAATCAACCGGCT AGCGCAGGGTAGTGCACTCAAAGAAACGACTGCTGAGGAGAAAGAAGTAGTTCGTGTACACCGTCGGTTTTACATGGCCTTTCAATTACGAGACCTGTGTAACGAGATGCCCATCCACGTTGTGGCGCGAAAGTACGATGTGCCGCGAGGTGCCGTTCAAACCCTATCCCAAACTTGCAATGGGTTTGCGGCTGGAATGGTCAAATTCTGCGAATACATGGATTGGGG CGTTATGTCTGCTGCATTAGATCACTTTTCAGACCGTTTGAGAGCTGGGGCAAAAGCCGACTTGCTGGCCTTGGCAAAGATCACTTTTGTGAAGAGTCGGACAGC AAGAGTCTTTTGGGAGAACGGTTTTCGCAGCATTGCGGCCATCGCAAATGCTGATCCCAACGAGCTCCTACCAATTCTGATGCAG GCTCAACCAAGTAAACTGCGCATCAAGGAGCAGGAAAGTATCAAATACGAAGGAAAACTCATGGCCAAGGCCAGGGTCATCTCGGATTCGGCCAACCGACTGTGGCGTAAGTCAAACCGAGAGACATATCGGCGCCGTTGGTGGACT GTTGTTGGCAACGGTTGGAGCGGCCTACAGCACGCTCTTTACTTGCAGCTTGGTAGCACCGCGGCCGTTACGAAGCTG ATGCGCATGCATGCCGTCGCACATCCGCCAATAATTG AGGGCCGCTCCCACCGCTACTCTGGGTCCCCGTGGCTTCTCAGTGGTCTGACTAGCCGCGATTTTGGAACAAGGCC GTTCATCACATGGCACCCGCAGTACGGTGCTGCATTTGCCTGC ACACCCACGGCGACGGATTGCATAGGAAGCAGACCGAG GAATGGCAAACCCAGCGCAAATCCCGGGTGGCACCTGACATGCAATCGATTCTTCTATGCGACAACACAACCGTTCATGCGCGAGTTACACAGCAGGGGAGACGGGAAAAGCAAAGAATCTGACTCT GTAGTTGGCGGTCGCGCCCAGAAGGCTCGCGACCAACAAAGGTCTGACAGCCACCGCCCACCGAGCTACCCACCCTCATCCGTCTT CGGTTGTTCCTTGTCTCCGAAATGCGCTCTCATGTTCCTCTCTCTCCTTCTTGTTTTTGTTTTCTCGTGGTTCTTCGACTCGACTTGTTCATTTTCTCTTCTGGTCACCTGTTACAGCTCATCAGAAAACAAGATCGTGAG TGCTGGCGGGAGCAGTGCTGATGCAGATGATGCCGTTCGAACGCTGGGCGATGTTATGAGAGCACGACCGACCGGGTTCCCGGACGTCGTTGTCATCGATCAGACACATGAAGAGAACGAACGGAAAGATGATCCTAGCCCTAGCGAAGATTTGTGGCTCAGTTCAGCAGACGGTCGATACAGTTCGACCATCGTTCCCTTGCGAGTTGGACGAGCGCCGAATCAAGAGATTTTCCATGTACACAGAAATATCTTGCTAGCGACGGAATATTTCCGAAAAGCCCTTTGCGGAGATTTCAGAGAAGCTGAGGCCCAATCCATGGACTTTCCAGAAGAGGATCCGGCCATTTTCCACTTTCTCGTCGCCTTCCTCTACCAAAGAAGCTTTATTCCTATCAAGCCAGCAGCGTCAGCACTGGCTGTCGAGGCATCAGAACGAGGGAAAGCACAAGACTCTGGCTACCGAAGCGAATCGGAGTCGGAGGTGTCATCGTCGGAGGCCAGTGAGGCCAGTGCCAGAAGTCGAATCCGGGCGCAGAGGCGGCAACGGCGGCGGGAGCGGCAATGGGACCGCATGAACCGGAAACAGCCAGGTACACACCGCCCAGATTGCAGATGTCCGCGCTGCACCACAACCATCGGCTCGCCATGCTGGAACTGTGGCGTTGGTCGCGCAAGGCCGATTCCGGGCCACCTTCCGCCGCACATCATCAACCCTATGCCGCCAGTGCGGCCCCTAGGTTTACAGCCACACAGCCGACGCCGTAGCCGACAGCAAGTCATCACACCGCCAGAGTCAACGCCCTCGGTCGGTTTGCCAGTCTCTACCAACGACGAGTATGCGGATGGCGACCGTATACGAGGCCAAGACATGCGGACTTTTCTGCTCACATACGAGCTGAGTCTAGAGGTATACATTGTTGCCAATAAATTCCTCATGGATGACTTCAAAACTGCGATCCAGCGTCACTGCATCGACATGCTCGAATCCGCCGGACCTGATGCAGCGCAGTCGATTGTGTTGCAACTTTGTTCGAAGCTCTACGCCGGCGTCCCTGAATCTGACCCATTATTGAGGATGATCTTTGCGCGCGTTGGCTTCTTACAGCCTCTGCTCTGGCAACGAGCGCCGCAGTTCACGTCGGAATTTCTGATTGGGCATCCAGAAGTTGCGGCTCTTATGCTCCGAGAGACAGCCATTCGAAGAGAGGAGGATCTAGGCAGTAGGGCGCTACCGTCCATGGAACGGGCGACGCACCCTCACGTCATGCCTATGTGGCCGGTTGCGCCGCCTATGCATCCTCATATGCGGCctccgccgcctccgccgccgcatCATTGGCATCCAGGACCGTTTGGTGTTTAA